The DNA region TGGTTGAGTTACCATAATCTCACACATCAGAATGAGAGATTTAACATGTAAACTGATTGTTAATTTGTCAATTCAGTTTGGTCTTTAGTAGTAAGTATTTCAGTATCTTGTTTGTTGGGATTACAGCTGGGATATTTGTGCTTGCCACTTGAATTGAATTCTTCACTGTTCATAGAGCATGTGCTTCTAGGTCTTTCTTTCACCGTAGGTTAATTGAACCACCTTAAATTTCCTATTTTCAACTTCTTGTAGCATGTTGATATAATTGCTATAATGGTGTAAATTTTACATTTTCATGTATGGCTTTCAACTTTATTTTATTCAGGTACTTCCTAGTTTATTTGTTGGTTGAGATATGTGCTTGATTACCTTATTAGGAAACAGAAGAGACATGCATGCTAAAACAGAACAGGCTTTTATTATTTGTGTGTACACATTAAGTATATCATATGTCTGAATCACATGAGATCCCAATTTTGGGGTTAGTAAATGATCCTTTTAGTAAACCTTTGGCAACCCATTTATATGCTGCTTCAGTTAAGTGTACACCATCCCAAGTTATGAACTGGGATGGATCATTACAACTAATCAACCCCGGCTCACCACAGTGCTTCGCCGGTGGATTGTGATTGTTTGCATTCTCAAGTGGACAGCAAGAATATAGAATCGATTTTGTGAATCCTGATATCACAAACAAACCGCAACTTATGAGGAATAATAGAATCATATGTGATATGTGATTGTTCACAGATGATATATCATTCaagaaattatgcagaaaaaaGAAGAGTTAAGTACCAAATTGTGTTGGAGATTGATATAATTGCAGGGAAGCATGGTAATAATCTGCATAGATGATATTAACACCGGGGCGAAGCTCTCGAAGCCGATTTAGTTCAGCAAGAAGTTGGTTGTTATAGTAGTCAGCAAAATTGTTATAGGACTTCAAACATCCAGCTTCATCATAATCCTCCACATCAGTACTGGAGTGATTTCTCAAATAGACAAAGCTGCATCCGAGAGCGAAGTTTCCGGGAACCACGAGAGTTTGAGCCCCCAAATCAATCAATTTCTGACCAAGGTTCAGTTATATATGGATTATGAttcaaaataattcttaaatgcTGGCTTCATAAGATACTCtcagattttatataattatcttaAATGCTTGCTTCATAAGATATTCAAATGTATTAATGCTTCCAAAACTCTTACATTGATGgcccaagagattttattaatcACAAGTGGTACATATGTGGTGGCTTCTTCTATAGGCCTGCCTAGATAGAAAAGATAGTTGAAATCATTTCCACCAATCTCACCAACAAGAAACAAAGAGCTCCCAAAAACTTGTTTACACCCTGCAAAATTAGAGGACTATCCCATAAGTTTCAATTGGAGCATTATTGCAGCTTGCATGTGCCCAATTGAAAAGAAGAACTGGAAGATTACCTGAAGAAGAGTTACAGATAGAAGGAAGCAAGTCCATGAACCAATCAAACTGGACCCCCAGAGAATAGTTGGTGGGAACAAGAACGTCATAGAGACCCTTCTCCGCAAAGAAGCTCATATCCAAAGCAGTGGCACCTCCAACTGCAAAGTTCACTCCCTCCAATGAGTTCCAatcttttatcttccctttcttGATTCCCAGGTAAGGTTTTAGCAATGGAACCCCAATCTGCTCAGCTGCAAACACAAAGAAGAACATAAGaacaagagagagagaagggacgACGGTtatgttattagttattaccAAGGAAATCGATGATAAGACGGCCATCAGAAAATCTTCCAGTGGGAAAATGAAAGAAGGTGTCTCCATATGGAGGGTTCAAAACCAGATATGTGGAGGGTGATATGTCTTCAGTGTCATAGTATAAGTTTCCGGTGTCAGCAATGGAATCTCCGAAGCTGTATATTGCACTATAGCACCGGCTTGAAGCAGTAGAGGATAATACCGTGCGCGTATGAATAAGAGCTGCTACTGATAGAAACCAaaccaaagaagaagaagcagcagccgCCTTAGCCATGCGCATTCTGCTATCTAATTCTGAAGGTAAAGTTCTTACattatatttctattttctttattcgGATTATTCTAAACTCAGGAAGCACCGAAGCACGTTGGTAGTTGGTACGACTAACAcgatatattctaataatttttgtcTACCACCAACTCCCGAGTCCGCACCCTTCACACGCTAAACATAATGGAAATATATTTTCTCAATGTTtggttgaaaagaaagaaaagaaaggaaagaa from Arachis hypogaea cultivar Tifrunner chromosome 10, arahy.Tifrunner.gnm2.J5K5, whole genome shotgun sequence includes:
- the LOC112714494 gene encoding GDSL esterase/lipase At1g31550, giving the protein MRMAKAAAASSSLVWFLSVAALIHTRTVLSSTASSRCYSAIYSFGDSIADTGNLYYDTEDISPSTYLVLNPPYGDTFFHFPTGRFSDGRLIIDFLAEQIGVPLLKPYLGIKKGKIKDWNSLEGVNFAVGGATALDMSFFAEKGLYDVLVPTNYSLGVQFDWFMDLLPSICNSSSGCKQVFGSSLFLVGEIGGNDFNYLFYLGRPIEEATTYVPLVINKISWAINKLIDLGAQTLVVPGNFALGCSFVYLRNHSSTDVEDYDEAGCLKSYNNFADYYNNQLLAELNRLRELRPGVNIIYADYYHASLQLYQSPTQFGFTKSILYSCCPLENANNHNPPAKHCGEPGLISCNDPSQFITWDGVHLTEAAYKWVAKGLLKGSFTNPKIGISCDSDI